From the genome of Phreatobacter cathodiphilus, one region includes:
- a CDS encoding TetR/AcrR family transcriptional regulator, whose protein sequence is MTTDLPARRAKLRDDLIAAAEAAIATGGLSALKARALAEAAGCAVGAIYNVFPDLDALIFTVNARTLERLDEVLASTVRPGTDPETAMRRLALAYHGFSRSERRRWTAVFAHQIPDGATPPDWYLGVVGRLFRHIEAPLAELLPGSTAETRAGLARTLFSATHGIVSLGLEEKLGPAPDEVIAGALVVMTRSWVLGLPGAVAPR, encoded by the coding sequence ATGACGACGGACTTGCCGGCACGGCGCGCCAAGCTGCGCGACGACCTCATCGCCGCCGCCGAGGCCGCCATCGCGACGGGCGGCCTCTCCGCCCTCAAGGCCCGCGCCCTGGCGGAGGCCGCGGGCTGTGCCGTCGGCGCGATCTACAACGTCTTCCCCGACCTCGACGCGCTGATCTTCACGGTCAACGCCCGCACGCTGGAACGTCTCGACGAGGTGCTGGCCTCAACCGTCAGGCCCGGCACCGATCCCGAAACCGCCATGCGCCGCCTGGCACTCGCCTATCACGGCTTCTCACGGTCGGAGCGGCGGCGCTGGACGGCGGTCTTTGCCCACCAGATCCCCGACGGCGCAACGCCGCCGGACTGGTATCTCGGCGTCGTCGGCCGCCTCTTCCGGCATATCGAGGCGCCGCTCGCCGAACTGCTGCCGGGCTCGACGGCGGAGACGCGGGCGGGCCTCGCCCGCACGCTCTTCTCCGCCACCCACGGCATCGTCTCGCTGGGTCTGGAGGAAAAGCTCGGCCCCGCCCCCGACGAGGTCATTGCCGGCGCGCTGGTGGTGATGACGCGGAGCTGGGTGCTCGGCCTGCCGGGCGCGGTGGCCCCGCGCTGA
- the pbpC gene encoding penicillin-binding protein 1C has product MRIAAVAAGGLALAGLGGAVAFHRAGEGPDGAATPYSREVVDRQGRLLRPFQTDDDMWRFPGAVGEVDPLFLRMLTAFEDRRFASHLGVDPLALARAGGQWLRNGRIVSGGSTLSMQVARLIDKREDGRTMAVKLREMARAVRLERELGKQRVLDLYLSLAPYGGNVEGIRAASLAYFGKEPRRLSPGEAALLVAIPQSPEARRPDRHPEAARRARDRVLDRMLLAGVLKPEQVASGKAERVPVARRQMPAFAWHASGEAMAARPAERVHRMAYDRTAQETLEALLRERVRALGTRLSGALIAIDHRSGEVIARIGAADPLDHERQGAVDMTRAVRSPGSTLKPFIYAMAYEAGLAHPETLIEDRPSRFGTYAPANFDRGYQGTVPTRVALQMSLNVPAVALLEAVGPQRFYARLEQAGIRPVLPRGEVPGLAVGLGGVGLRLADLAALYAGLARGGEMPELVERQGLPQPAGRPVTDEAAAWHIGDILTEAPAPDAALTGRLAYKTGTSYGFRDAWAVGFDGRRTVAVWVGRPDGSSVPGITGRTAAAPILFDAFARLGPPAAMPPRPAAATPMSHAQLPAPLRRFGPSREEASDTRDLKIAFPPDGVRVDLGAARGEMEQLVVRTTGGRPPFTVLVDGRPAGRFGAQRQANVLPDGPGFTTLSVVDGEGRSASVTVRVE; this is encoded by the coding sequence ATGAGGATCGCGGCTGTCGCCGCCGGCGGGCTCGCGCTCGCCGGCCTCGGCGGGGCCGTGGCCTTCCACCGCGCCGGCGAGGGCCCGGACGGGGCGGCGACGCCCTATTCGCGCGAGGTGGTGGACCGGCAGGGGCGGCTCCTCAGGCCGTTCCAGACCGACGACGACATGTGGCGCTTCCCCGGCGCGGTCGGCGAGGTGGACCCGCTGTTCCTGCGCATGCTGACCGCCTTCGAGGACCGGCGCTTCGCGTCCCACCTGGGCGTCGATCCGCTGGCGCTGGCGCGGGCGGGGGGCCAGTGGCTGCGGAACGGGCGCATCGTCTCCGGCGGCTCGACCCTCTCCATGCAGGTCGCCCGCCTCATCGACAAGCGCGAGGACGGCCGCACCATGGCGGTCAAGCTGCGGGAGATGGCGCGCGCCGTGCGGCTGGAGCGCGAGCTCGGCAAGCAGCGGGTGCTCGACCTCTACCTGTCGCTCGCGCCCTATGGCGGCAATGTCGAGGGCATTCGCGCGGCCTCGCTCGCCTATTTCGGCAAGGAGCCGCGCCGGCTGTCGCCGGGCGAGGCGGCCTTGCTGGTGGCGATCCCGCAGTCCCCGGAGGCGCGGCGGCCGGACCGCCATCCGGAGGCGGCGCGGCGGGCGCGTGACCGCGTGCTCGACCGCATGCTGCTGGCCGGCGTCCTGAAGCCCGAGCAGGTCGCCTCCGGCAAGGCAGAGCGCGTCCCGGTCGCCCGCCGGCAGATGCCGGCCTTCGCCTGGCATGCGAGCGGCGAGGCCATGGCGGCCCGCCCCGCCGAGCGCGTCCACCGCATGGCCTATGACCGTACGGCGCAGGAGACGCTGGAGGCGCTGCTGCGCGAGCGGGTGCGGGCGCTCGGCACACGGCTTTCCGGCGCCCTCATCGCCATCGATCACCGCAGCGGCGAGGTCATCGCCCGCATCGGCGCGGCCGATCCGCTCGACCACGAGCGGCAGGGGGCCGTCGACATGACGCGCGCCGTGCGCTCGCCGGGCTCGACGCTGAAGCCCTTCATCTATGCCATGGCCTACGAGGCCGGGCTCGCCCATCCCGAGACGCTGATCGAGGACCGCCCCTCCCGCTTCGGCACCTATGCGCCGGCCAATTTCGACCGCGGCTACCAGGGCACGGTGCCGACCCGCGTGGCGCTGCAGATGTCGCTGAACGTGCCGGCGGTGGCGCTTCTCGAGGCGGTGGGGCCGCAGCGCTTCTACGCGCGCCTCGAACAGGCGGGTATCCGCCCGGTCCTGCCGCGCGGCGAGGTGCCGGGCCTCGCCGTCGGCCTCGGCGGCGTCGGCCTGCGCCTCGCCGATCTCGCGGCGCTCTATGCGGGCCTGGCGCGCGGCGGCGAGATGCCCGAGCTCGTCGAGCGGCAGGGCCTGCCGCAGCCGGCGGGCCGTCCGGTGACCGACGAGGCGGCGGCCTGGCATATCGGCGACATCCTGACCGAGGCGCCGGCCCCCGACGCGGCGCTGACCGGGCGGCTCGCCTACAAGACCGGCACGTCCTACGGCTTCCGCGACGCCTGGGCGGTCGGCTTCGACGGAAGGCGCACGGTGGCGGTCTGGGTCGGGCGCCCGGACGGGTCCTCGGTGCCCGGCATCACGGGCCGCACGGCGGCGGCTCCCATCCTCTTCGACGCCTTCGCGCGGCTGGGTCCGCCCGCCGCCATGCCGCCGCGGCCAGCCGCCGCAACGCCGATGAGCCATGCCCAGCTCCCCGCGCCGCTGCGCCGGTTCGGGCCGTCGCGCGAGGAGGCGAGCGACACGCGCGACCTGAAGATCGCCTTCCCGCCGGACGGCGTCAGGGTCGATCTCGGTGCGGCGCGGGGCGAGATGGAGCAGCTCGTGGTGCGCACCACAGGCGGACGCCCGCCCTTCACCGTTCTGGTCGACGGCCGGCCCGCGGGGCGCTTCGGCGCGCAGCGGCAGGCGAACGTCCTGCCCGACGGCCCAGGTTTCACGACCCTGTCGGTGGTGGACGGCGAGGGGCGAAGCGCCTCGGTGACCGTGCGCGTCGAGTGA
- a CDS encoding carbonic anhydrase — protein sequence MLPQRLVDGYASFLEGRFPDESERYRRLAQSGQSPKTMVVSCCDSRVSPEVIFDVGPGELFIVRNVANLVPPYAPDENYHGTSAALEFAVQALRVTDIVVLGHAQCGGIRASVAEDAEPLSPGDFIGRWMGLVAPAIEKVGPRGDRTMGDYLRQLEFASVATTLNNLRTFPCVRILEERGKLKLHGAFFGVATGVLSWLDEATGEFRPVMDKPGRVFSCAPVG from the coding sequence ATGCTGCCGCAACGTCTGGTCGACGGCTATGCCTCCTTCCTCGAAGGCCGGTTTCCCGACGAATCCGAGCGCTATCGCCGCCTCGCCCAGTCGGGGCAGAGCCCGAAGACCATGGTCGTCTCGTGCTGCGACAGCCGCGTCTCGCCCGAGGTGATCTTCGACGTCGGCCCCGGCGAACTGTTCATCGTCCGCAACGTCGCCAATCTGGTGCCGCCCTATGCGCCGGACGAGAACTATCACGGCACCTCCGCCGCCCTCGAATTCGCCGTGCAGGCGCTCCGCGTCACCGACATCGTCGTGCTCGGCCACGCCCAGTGCGGCGGCATCCGCGCTTCCGTCGCCGAGGATGCCGAGCCGCTCTCGCCGGGCGACTTCATCGGCCGCTGGATGGGCCTCGTCGCTCCGGCCATCGAGAAGGTGGGGCCGCGCGGAGACCGGACGATGGGCGATTACCTGCGCCAGCTCGAATTCGCCTCCGTCGCCACGACGCTGAACAACCTGCGCACCTTTCCCTGCGTGCGCATCCTCGAGGAGCGCGGCAAGCTGAAGCTGCACGGCGCTTTCTTCGGCGTCGCCACCGGTGTGCTGAGCTGGCTCGACGAGGCGACGGGAGAGTTCCGCCCGGTGATGGACAAGCCGGGCCGGGTGTTCTCCTGCGCGCCGGTGGGGTGA
- a CDS encoding glucan biosynthesis protein, with translation MIQTLSRRNLLTIAAAAGLAPVVSGGAEAATALRFGPTAPFSYNALKQMAAERAGKPYVPPSRPNPEIVRRIDYDNHGKLRFDKDVALFAEGPGAYPVTFQHVGQYFPKTVHMHVVEGETAREIVYDPRYFTISSDHPAAALPPEPSAFAGLWLQEAKSGPWKTQEPWATWLGASYFRGVGELGQVGLSARGLALSPGQGPGPEEFPDFVGFWIAPAASETDPVTLYALMDSPSLSGAYRFLCRRTSGVVMDIEATLHFRRRVTHVGIAPLTSMYWYSETASSRTIDWRPEVHDSDGLAIWTGGGERIWRPLNNPPRTMTSSFVDRTPRGFGLLQRDREFLHYLDGVKYEKRPSAWVEPQGDWGRGAVQLVELNTDDEIHDNIVAMWVPETPAEPGQPREYRYRLHWLADEPYPTPLARVVATRLGRGGQPGQPRPQGVRKFLVEFKGGPLTNLPKGIIPKPVLWASRGTFGEYQYTEAVPNDVPGHWRTQFDLKVEGNDPVEMRCYLRVGDQVASESWLYQYHPGA, from the coding sequence ATGATCCAGACCCTTTCCCGTCGCAACCTCCTGACCATCGCCGCGGCGGCCGGCCTCGCCCCGGTCGTGTCCGGCGGGGCCGAGGCCGCGACAGCGCTGCGTTTCGGGCCGACCGCGCCCTTCTCCTACAACGCGCTGAAGCAGATGGCCGCCGAACGGGCCGGCAAGCCCTATGTGCCGCCGTCGCGCCCCAACCCGGAGATCGTCCGGCGGATCGACTACGACAATCACGGCAAGCTGCGCTTCGACAAGGACGTGGCGCTCTTCGCCGAGGGGCCCGGCGCCTATCCCGTCACCTTCCAGCATGTCGGCCAGTACTTCCCCAAGACCGTGCACATGCACGTGGTCGAGGGCGAGACGGCGCGCGAGATCGTCTACGATCCTCGCTACTTCACGATTTCCTCCGACCATCCTGCCGCGGCGCTGCCGCCGGAGCCCTCCGCCTTCGCCGGCCTCTGGCTGCAGGAGGCGAAGTCGGGCCCCTGGAAGACCCAGGAGCCCTGGGCCACCTGGCTCGGGGCCTCCTATTTTCGCGGCGTCGGCGAGCTCGGCCAGGTCGGCCTGTCGGCCCGCGGCCTCGCGCTCTCGCCCGGCCAGGGTCCGGGCCCCGAGGAGTTCCCGGATTTCGTCGGCTTCTGGATCGCCCCGGCGGCGAGCGAGACCGATCCCGTCACCCTCTATGCGCTGATGGATTCGCCCTCCCTGTCGGGGGCCTACCGCTTCCTGTGCCGACGCACCTCCGGCGTCGTCATGGACATCGAGGCGACGCTGCATTTCCGCCGCCGCGTCACCCATGTCGGCATCGCCCCGCTGACCTCCATGTACTGGTATTCGGAGACGGCCTCCTCCCGCACCATCGACTGGCGGCCGGAGGTGCACGATTCCGACGGCCTCGCCATCTGGACGGGCGGCGGCGAGCGCATCTGGCGGCCGCTCAACAACCCGCCGCGCACCATGACCTCCAGCTTCGTCGACCGCACGCCGCGCGGCTTCGGCCTGCTGCAGCGCGACCGCGAATTCCTGCACTATCTCGACGGCGTGAAATACGAGAAGCGGCCCTCGGCCTGGGTGGAGCCACAGGGCGACTGGGGCCGCGGCGCGGTGCAGCTCGTCGAGCTCAATACCGACGACGAGATCCACGACAACATCGTCGCCATGTGGGTGCCGGAGACGCCGGCCGAGCCCGGCCAGCCGCGGGAATATCGCTACCGGCTGCACTGGCTCGCCGACGAGCCCTATCCGACCCCGCTCGCCCGCGTCGTCGCCACCCGCCTCGGCCGTGGCGGCCAGCCGGGCCAGCCCCGCCCGCAGGGCGTCCGCAAGTTCCTCGTCGAGTTCAAGGGCGGACCGCTCACCAATCTGCCGAAGGGCATCATCCCCAAGCCGGTGCTCTGGGCCTCGCGCGGCACCTTCGGCGAGTACCAGTACACCGAGGCGGTCCCGAACGACGTGCCCGGCCACTGGCGCACCCAGTTCGACCTCAAGGTCGAGGGCAACGATCCCGTGGAGATGCGCTGCTATCTCAGGGTCGGCGATCAGGTGGCGTCGGAGAGCTGGCTCTACCAGTACCACCCGGGCGCCTGA
- a CDS encoding aspartate-semialdehyde dehydrogenase, whose protein sequence is MGYKVAVVGATGNVGREMLAILAERGFPVSEVIPLASRRSVGQEVSFGDKVLKVKALEHYDFSDTDICLMSAGGTVSKEWSPKIGAQGCVVIDNSSAFRYDSDVPLIVPEVNADAVAGFAKRNIIANPNCSTAQLVVALKPLHDRYGIKRVVVSTYQSVSGAGKEGMDELDRQTKALYSMKDPETKKFPARIAFNLIPHIDVFMEDGYTKEEWKMTVETKKILDPKIKLTATCVRVPVFIAHSEAVNIECEQPITADEAREVLRQAPGVLVIDKHENGGYATPLDAAGEDATYVSRIREDATVENGLAFWCVSDNLRKGAALNAVQIAEVLINRKLIQPRAKAAA, encoded by the coding sequence ATGGGTTACAAGGTCGCCGTCGTCGGTGCCACGGGCAATGTGGGCCGCGAGATGCTCGCCATCCTCGCCGAGCGGGGCTTTCCCGTCTCCGAGGTGATCCCGCTGGCCTCGCGCCGCTCGGTGGGCCAGGAGGTCTCCTTCGGCGACAAGGTGCTGAAGGTGAAGGCCCTCGAGCACTACGACTTCTCGGACACCGACATCTGCCTGATGTCGGCGGGCGGCACGGTGTCGAAGGAGTGGTCGCCGAAGATCGGCGCGCAGGGCTGCGTCGTCATCGATAACTCCTCCGCCTTCCGCTACGATTCCGACGTGCCGCTGATCGTGCCGGAGGTGAATGCCGACGCCGTCGCGGGCTTCGCCAAGCGCAACATCATCGCCAATCCGAACTGCTCGACCGCCCAGCTCGTCGTGGCGCTGAAGCCGCTGCACGACCGCTACGGCATCAAGCGCGTCGTCGTGTCGACCTACCAGTCGGTGTCCGGCGCCGGCAAGGAGGGCATGGACGAGCTCGACCGCCAGACCAAGGCGCTCTACTCGATGAAGGACCCGGAGACGAAGAAGTTCCCGGCCCGCATCGCCTTCAACCTCATTCCCCACATCGACGTCTTCATGGAGGACGGCTACACGAAGGAGGAATGGAAGATGACGGTCGAGACCAAGAAGATCCTCGACCCAAAGATCAAGCTGACGGCGACCTGCGTGCGCGTGCCGGTCTTCATCGCCCATTCGGAAGCCGTCAACATCGAGTGCGAGCAGCCGATCACCGCCGACGAGGCGCGCGAGGTGCTGCGCCAGGCGCCGGGCGTTCTCGTCATCGACAAGCACGAGAACGGCGGCTACGCGACGCCCCTCGACGCCGCCGGCGAGGACGCGACCTATGTCTCGCGCATCCGCGAGGACGCGACGGTCGAGAACGGCCTCGCCTTCTGGTGCGTCTCGGACAACCTGCGCAAGGGCGCGGCGCTGAACGCGGTGCAGATCGCCGAGGTGCTGATCAACCGCAAGCTGATCCAGCCGCGGGCGAAAGCGGCGGCCTGA